From the genome of Nitrosomonas sp., one region includes:
- the ccmB gene encoding heme exporter protein CcmB, translating to MFFWIVQRDLLLAVRRRSDVLTTLFFFVIVVSLFPLSVGPEMNMLRTMAPGVVWVAALLASMLSLGRLFSNDYLDGTLEQMLLSPQSLFFLVLGKALAHWLVTGVPLVMMAPVLGIQYDLPADALFVLTISLLLGTPVLSLIGAIGAALTLGLRGGGVLVSLLVLPLYIPVLIFGAGAVEANMSGLDYDAHLSLLGAFLLVSLVFAPWATSASLRVSME from the coding sequence ATGTTTTTCTGGATAGTTCAACGTGATTTGTTGCTGGCAGTACGTCGTAGATCCGATGTTTTAACAACATTATTTTTCTTTGTTATTGTCGTCAGTTTGTTTCCATTGAGTGTGGGGCCGGAAATGAACATGTTGCGTACCATGGCGCCAGGTGTTGTCTGGGTTGCCGCTTTGCTGGCATCGATGCTGTCGCTTGGCAGACTGTTTTCCAATGATTATCTTGATGGCACGCTTGAGCAGATGCTGTTGTCGCCACAATCATTGTTTTTCCTTGTTCTAGGAAAAGCGTTGGCGCACTGGCTAGTCACAGGCGTACCGTTGGTTATGATGGCGCCTGTTTTAGGTATTCAGTATGATTTGCCAGCGGATGCGCTGTTTGTTTTAACAATTTCATTGCTTCTAGGAACACCGGTGCTGAGTCTGATTGGCGCGATTGGCGCCGCATTAACGCTGGGTTTGCGTGGCGGCGGCGTGCTGGTTTCTTTGTTGGTGTTACCACTGTATATTCCTGTTCTTATCTTTGGTGCTGGAGCGGTAGAGGCAAATATGTCCGGGCTTGATTACGATGCGCATTTGTCTCTGCTGGGCGCTTTTTTGCTTGTATCACTCGTTTTTGCTCCTTGGGCAACGTCGGCATCGTTACGCGTATCAATGGAATAA
- the ccmI gene encoding c-type cytochrome biogenesis protein CcmI, with protein sequence MTAFWIISGIFIVIALLFIIPTLLRSRNVEEQRVERDAVNVTVYRDQLNELDRDLENDILTLEQYNQSKQELQQRMLQDIPENGEMTIKKTSKLMNVAMSTVIALTLPVAAVYLYLEIGDTRGLLPQAQLANATQMPPAGSGRGGAPDGHDNFASVLDNLIVRLNNNPEDIEGWFMLARTYAIMKQYNEAANTYAKLNEMIPDNPQILSDYADVLAMTNDGSLIGRPSELIQEALRIEPEYPKALALAGTVEFEKNEFEQAAVYWERLLAVIPADSQLAQSVRESIDDARSQAGREVGEAPVQLAANETDEPAKSSSEEAQAPQASVMERQSSDDGASAEPASLSISGSVSISDAMASSANANDTLFIYARAETGPKMPLAILRLKASDLPTTFTLTDEMAMTPAMKLSSFPNVVIEARISRTGQAVPASGDLQGLSEPVKVGDNNVSIVIDSRIP encoded by the coding sequence ATGACGGCATTCTGGATTATTTCTGGCATTTTTATAGTAATTGCACTGCTTTTTATTATTCCGACACTATTAAGAAGCAGAAATGTCGAGGAACAACGCGTAGAACGAGATGCTGTCAATGTTACGGTGTATCGTGATCAACTGAATGAACTCGATAGAGACCTGGAGAACGATATCCTGACGCTGGAACAGTACAACCAAAGCAAGCAGGAACTCCAGCAGCGCATGTTGCAGGATATTCCGGAAAATGGAGAAATGACAATTAAAAAGACCAGTAAACTCATGAATGTAGCAATGTCTACAGTTATCGCGTTGACGCTGCCTGTGGCGGCGGTATATTTATATCTGGAAATTGGTGATACACGTGGCTTGTTACCGCAGGCGCAACTTGCCAATGCAACACAAATGCCACCCGCCGGTAGTGGCAGAGGCGGTGCGCCAGATGGCCACGACAATTTTGCGTCTGTTCTGGATAATCTGATCGTAAGACTGAATAATAATCCCGAGGATATTGAAGGCTGGTTCATGCTGGCGCGCACCTATGCTATTATGAAACAGTATAATGAGGCGGCCAATACCTACGCCAAATTAAACGAAATGATTCCGGATAATCCCCAGATTCTGAGTGATTATGCGGATGTGCTGGCTATGACAAATGATGGCAGTCTGATTGGCAGGCCATCCGAATTAATACAGGAAGCATTAAGAATAGAGCCGGAATACCCCAAAGCACTGGCGCTTGCCGGTACTGTCGAATTTGAGAAAAACGAATTTGAGCAGGCTGCCGTATACTGGGAAAGACTGCTGGCTGTAATTCCTGCGGATTCACAACTGGCACAGTCTGTCAGAGAAAGTATTGATGACGCCAGATCGCAGGCTGGAAGGGAAGTCGGCGAAGCGCCAGTGCAGTTGGCTGCAAATGAAACTGATGAACCTGCCAAATCATCTTCTGAAGAAGCACAGGCGCCACAGGCCAGTGTAATGGAACGCCAGTCTTCTGACGATGGTGCATCTGCTGAACCGGCATCGCTGTCTATTTCCGGTAGTGTATCGATCAGTGATGCAATGGCTTCCAGTGCAAATGCGAATGACACCCTGTTCATTTATGCTCGTGCAGAAACAGGCCCTAAAATGCCGCTGGCGATTTTACGATTGAAAGCGAGTGATTTGCCCACAACGTTTACCTTGACGGATGAAATGGCGATGACTCCGGCAATGAAGTTATCCAGCTTTCCTAATGTTGTCATAGAGGCCAGGATTTCCAGAACTGGACAAGCCGTTCCTGCGAGTGGCGATCTGCAGGGATTGAGTGAACCCGTTAAAGTTGGTGACAATAATGTATCGATCGTGATCGATTCGAGAATTCCTTGA
- a CDS encoding peroxiredoxin, whose translation MIILDKAVEDFQLPSTGGKSFSLSEKAGRNLVIYFYPKDNTPGCTTEGENFRDTYSAFTDLNCEIVGVSRDSLKSHENFKNKMKFPFELLSDTEETVCKLFDVIKMKNMYGKQVRGIERSTFVIDTQGILRKEWRGVKVPGHVEAVLDFVKTLSQ comes from the coding sequence ATGATAATATTAGATAAAGCCGTCGAAGATTTTCAATTACCCAGTACCGGGGGTAAATCCTTTTCCCTGTCTGAGAAAGCCGGTAGAAACCTTGTCATTTATTTTTATCCCAAAGACAATACGCCCGGATGCACCACTGAGGGTGAAAATTTCAGAGATACCTATTCAGCGTTTACTGACCTGAACTGCGAGATTGTCGGCGTGTCGCGCGATAGCCTTAAGTCGCATGAGAATTTCAAGAATAAAATGAAATTTCCCTTTGAACTTCTGAGCGATACCGAAGAAACTGTGTGCAAATTGTTCGACGTCATAAAAATGAAGAACATGTACGGTAAACAGGTGCGCGGCATTGAACGCAGTACCTTCGTCATCGATACGCAAGGCATTTTAAGAAAAGAATGGCGGGGCGTCAAAGTTCCGGGTCATGTTGAAGCAGTGCTGGACTTTGTCAAAACGCTTTCGCAGTAA
- a CDS encoding DsbE family thiol:disulfide interchange protein, with amino-acid sequence MMRYLMPLFAFLILAVFLFAGLSLNPRQVPSPLINKPAPEFELYSLHEPDRLFSSKDNLGKVWMLNVWASWCVACRDEHPLLVQLAKSGLVPVYGLNYKDENNTAKQWLRLYGDPYEASVVDPDGEVGIDYGVYGVPETYVIDKQGIIRHKQIGPVTVDSLQNTIIPLIVELQRQT; translated from the coding sequence ATAATGCGATACTTAATGCCGTTATTTGCATTTTTGATTTTAGCCGTGTTTTTATTTGCTGGCTTGTCATTGAATCCGCGTCAGGTGCCTTCCCCATTAATCAATAAGCCCGCTCCGGAATTCGAACTATATAGCTTGCACGAACCTGACAGATTGTTTTCTTCAAAGGATAATCTTGGTAAAGTCTGGATGCTTAATGTCTGGGCTTCTTGGTGTGTCGCATGCCGGGATGAGCATCCCTTGTTAGTACAACTCGCCAAATCAGGTCTTGTTCCCGTGTATGGCTTGAACTATAAGGATGAAAACAACACGGCTAAGCAATGGCTTCGACTTTATGGCGATCCCTATGAAGCCAGTGTTGTCGATCCCGATGGTGAAGTTGGAATTGATTACGGCGTTTATGGTGTGCCTGAAACCTACGTAATCGATAAACAGGGGATTATCAGACACAAGCAAATTGGTCCTGTAACCGTTGACTCGTTGCAAAATACAATTATTCCGTTAATTGTTGAATTACAGAGGCAGACATAA
- the ccmA gene encoding cytochrome c biogenesis heme-transporting ATPase CcmA yields the protein MLQGRNLTCVRGDRRLFNDVSFTVKAGGLMQVNGPNGSGKTSLLRMLCGLSNPALGEITWNGEAIKSLGGEYYSELTYIGHLSGTKDDLTALENLRIASALSGVQITEKQASDALGYMGLEGRETLPAKVLSQGQRRRVALARLLVCKTRLWILDEPLAALDVMAVKLIQGLLDQHLKHDGMVVMTTHQDIDITAASAVHLQLA from the coding sequence ATGCTGCAAGGAAGAAACCTAACCTGCGTACGGGGTGATCGCAGACTTTTTAACGACGTCAGTTTTACTGTAAAAGCGGGCGGATTAATGCAGGTTAATGGACCCAACGGGAGCGGCAAAACAAGTCTGTTACGCATGTTATGTGGTTTGTCAAATCCGGCGCTGGGCGAAATTACCTGGAATGGCGAAGCGATCAAATCACTTGGCGGTGAGTATTATAGCGAATTGACTTATATCGGCCATTTAAGCGGAACAAAAGATGATTTGACAGCGCTGGAAAATTTACGCATAGCCAGTGCGTTGTCAGGTGTGCAGATAACCGAGAAACAAGCTTCTGATGCATTGGGTTATATGGGCCTGGAAGGCAGAGAGACTTTGCCTGCAAAAGTATTGTCGCAAGGCCAGCGCAGGCGCGTTGCGCTGGCACGCTTACTGGTTTGCAAGACAAGATTATGGATACTTGATGAACCGTTGGCCGCCTTGGATGTTATGGCGGTTAAACTCATTCAGGGTTTGCTTGATCAACATTTGAAACATGATGGTATGGTAGTGATGACAACGCATCAGGATATTGATATAACTGCGGCATCAGCAGTGCATTTGCAATTGGCATAA
- the ccmC gene encoding heme ABC transporter permease CcmC codes for MAINWYKYSSPASFYSIAGKMIPFFAIIAFGLLVAGLYIGFFVAPTDFQQGEAYRIIFIHVPAAWMSMFLYVVMAFWAGIGLAFNTRLSSMMATAIAPTGALFTFLALWTGSLWGKPMWGTWWVWDARLTSELILLFLYIGFMSLQAAIDDPRRADKAGAIIAIVGVINIPIIYFSVQWWNTLHQGASVSVTQAPTMAETMLTGMMVMVFASWMYSIAVILKRVRVIILERESHTAWVADLRRKGAL; via the coding sequence ATGGCAATTAATTGGTATAAATACTCATCACCTGCTAGTTTTTATTCGATTGCGGGGAAAATGATTCCATTCTTCGCTATCATTGCGTTCGGTTTACTTGTGGCTGGTCTCTATATTGGCTTTTTTGTGGCACCTACAGATTTCCAACAAGGTGAAGCATATCGCATTATTTTTATTCATGTTCCCGCTGCATGGATGTCCATGTTTCTCTATGTTGTGATGGCTTTTTGGGCAGGTATTGGACTTGCCTTCAATACCCGGCTTTCATCGATGATGGCGACTGCAATCGCACCAACAGGCGCCTTGTTTACATTTCTGGCATTATGGACCGGTTCACTTTGGGGAAAACCAATGTGGGGTACCTGGTGGGTATGGGATGCACGGTTGACATCCGAATTGATTTTATTGTTTCTGTATATTGGCTTCATGTCTCTGCAGGCAGCGATTGATGACCCGCGCAGAGCGGATAAAGCGGGAGCGATTATTGCAATAGTCGGTGTGATTAATATTCCGATTATTTACTTTTCAGTACAATGGTGGAATACGCTGCATCAAGGTGCATCAGTAAGTGTGACTCAAGCACCTACAATGGCTGAAACGATGTTGACGGGAATGATGGTTATGGTATTTGCGAGCTGGATGTACTCTATCGCAGTTATATTGAAACGTGTTCGTGTGATTATTCTGGAAAGAGAAAGCCATACCGCATGGGTCGCCGACCTCAGAAGAAAAGGAGCATTGTGA
- the ccmE gene encoding cytochrome c maturation protein CcmE — MKPRHKKLAVITAGVAALGFAAVLVLNAFQSNLVFFFSPTQVVAKEAPIGKSFRIGGLVEEGSVQREDGGTTVHFAITDTSEVIQVVYTGILPDLFREGKGVVAQGKLSESGVFQADEVLAKHDENYMPPEAAHALEAAAKAQKASLAQ, encoded by the coding sequence ATGAAACCACGTCATAAAAAACTTGCAGTAATTACCGCAGGTGTTGCTGCATTAGGCTTCGCGGCTGTTTTAGTGTTAAACGCTTTTCAAAGTAATCTGGTTTTTTTCTTTAGTCCAACGCAAGTAGTTGCTAAGGAAGCACCAATTGGTAAAAGCTTTCGAATTGGCGGGCTGGTAGAAGAGGGAAGTGTGCAACGTGAAGACGGCGGCACTACAGTCCATTTTGCAATTACCGACACATCAGAGGTTATTCAAGTCGTTTATACGGGTATTCTGCCCGATTTGTTCAGAGAAGGCAAAGGTGTTGTTGCTCAGGGAAAATTAAGCGAGAGTGGTGTATTTCAGGCTGACGAAGTGCTCGCAAAGCATGATGAAAATTATATGCCGCCTGAAGCCGCGCATGCTCTGGAAGCAGCAGCAAAAGCACAAAAAGCTTCTCTGGCACAATAG
- the ccmD gene encoding heme exporter protein CcmD, with the protein MNWSSWSEFFAMGGYGVYVWGSYIVTFVCVIGEMLLISNRRRTLVKRYGLIHGTEKEEFSNLEETSSLEKTSDPKEISDSPEISNKEEIKNETTS; encoded by the coding sequence ATGAATTGGTCAAGCTGGTCGGAATTTTTTGCAATGGGCGGCTACGGTGTTTATGTTTGGGGTTCATACATAGTGACGTTTGTATGTGTTATCGGAGAAATGCTGTTAATCTCAAATCGACGCAGAACTTTAGTCAAAAGATATGGTCTGATACACGGCACAGAAAAAGAAGAGTTCTCGAATCTAGAGGAAACTTCGAGTCTTGAAAAGACATCGGATCCAAAAGAAATTTCAGATTCGCCAGAAATTTCAAATAAAGAAGAGATAAAAAATGAAACCACGTCATAA
- a CDS encoding ATP-binding protein, translating to MNDRNKTKAQLLEEIRYLREELGVCPSKNHQKNYPFNSSREAFTLLENSPVCTIIVDLNFNLQYMSASGAKDLRIDDVTAYYGKPYPLSFFPDSFKTTMTANLMKVKDLGEVATQESFVYDRRGEKLWCHSTLVPIKAENGQLESIQIVSVNITVQKQAEHVLKAALDNMEIQTQKRTIELMKSEERFSLAMRGANDGLWDWNLQTDDVYYSPRWKSMLGYEEDELEQHLNTWSGLVLPEDKDMVLTVVNDYLTGRADSFEVEMRMRHKNGRQVYILSRAFLVHRNSDNKPVRLVGTHVDITERKKTESYVKRHAEILEMIATGIPAGKIYDAIALMYEERHPGMRCSMLELHGNKLMHGGAPSLPKAYCDAVNGLVNGPEIGSCGTSTYTGQRVLVENIETDPKWATIKEAALPHGMRCCWSEPIKNSSGKVLGAFGMYYNHPALPDEEESSDLKSAARLAGIIMERVHSEKELNQHRLKLEELVAKRTQELEEAKRDADNANHAKSLFLANMSHEIRTPMNGIIGMLYLTLQTKLTDKQKTFVDKAHQSAEHLLGIINDILDFSKIEAGKLVIESNAFQLIPSVENSVSMVSEQLRNKGLQLSVNFDPTLPAWVQGDSLRLHQILLNLLTNAIKFTHQGTVSLSVTQVSDLIYFKVSDTGIGINAEEVSRLFIPFEQADSSTTRKYGGSGLGLTICYNLAVLMGGVIHVASQPDIGSVFTLELPLPKAEPVLRPKNKPSKVNRKQLAGLRILAAEDVEVNQIILEQVLKSKGAHVVVADNGQQVLDILKKKGVDAFDIVLMDVQMPVMDGHEATRQVQMIAPKLPIIGLTAHALQEEREKCLASGMVEHVTKPINPEFLMATILKHVGESSLSHTGQNLVGKAI from the coding sequence ATGAATGACAGGAATAAAACAAAAGCACAGTTGCTCGAAGAAATTCGCTATTTGCGCGAAGAGCTCGGTGTTTGTCCAAGTAAAAACCATCAAAAAAACTATCCGTTCAATTCCAGTAGGGAGGCGTTTACTCTACTTGAGAACTCTCCAGTCTGTACCATAATAGTTGATCTGAATTTCAATCTTCAGTATATGAGCGCATCCGGTGCAAAAGATCTCAGGATTGACGACGTCACAGCTTATTACGGTAAGCCCTATCCTCTATCCTTCTTTCCGGATTCATTCAAGACTACCATGACTGCTAATCTGATGAAGGTAAAGGATTTAGGCGAAGTAGCTACACAAGAATCCTTTGTATACGATCGTCGGGGAGAAAAGCTTTGGTGTCATTCGACGCTTGTTCCAATCAAGGCCGAGAATGGTCAACTTGAGTCCATTCAGATTGTATCAGTGAATATTACCGTACAAAAGCAGGCCGAACATGTATTGAAAGCTGCTCTTGACAATATGGAGATCCAGACCCAGAAAAGAACTATTGAACTCATGAAGAGTGAAGAACGATTTTCACTGGCGATGCGTGGTGCGAATGACGGGTTATGGGATTGGAATCTGCAAACGGATGATGTTTATTATTCTCCCCGCTGGAAGAGTATGCTCGGCTACGAAGAGGATGAGCTTGAGCAACATCTTAACACATGGTCTGGACTTGTTCTTCCGGAAGACAAGGACATGGTGTTGACGGTGGTTAACGATTACTTGACCGGCCGTGCCGATTCATTTGAAGTAGAAATGCGCATGCGCCACAAAAATGGGCGGCAAGTGTACATCCTCTCTCGCGCATTTCTCGTCCACCGAAATTCTGACAACAAACCGGTTCGATTGGTCGGCACGCATGTTGATATTACCGAACGCAAGAAGACAGAATCCTATGTCAAAAGACACGCCGAAATTCTAGAGATGATTGCTACTGGCATACCCGCCGGAAAAATTTACGATGCAATCGCTTTGATGTATGAGGAGCGCCACCCTGGAATGCGCTGTTCCATGCTCGAACTGCACGGCAATAAACTTATGCACGGCGGAGCGCCAAGTTTGCCCAAGGCATATTGTGACGCTGTGAACGGTTTGGTCAACGGGCCGGAAATTGGATCATGCGGTACCTCCACCTATACAGGGCAAAGGGTTCTTGTTGAAAATATTGAGACTGATCCCAAGTGGGCGACAATAAAAGAGGCTGCCCTGCCTCATGGTATGCGTTGCTGTTGGTCTGAACCAATCAAAAACTCTTCTGGAAAAGTATTGGGCGCCTTTGGTATGTATTACAATCATCCGGCGCTCCCTGATGAGGAAGAATCAAGTGATCTTAAATCAGCAGCCAGACTTGCTGGCATTATTATGGAACGAGTCCATTCGGAAAAGGAACTCAATCAGCATAGGTTGAAGCTTGAAGAACTTGTTGCGAAACGTACTCAGGAACTTGAAGAAGCGAAAAGGGATGCGGACAATGCAAACCACGCAAAAAGTCTTTTCCTGGCCAACATGTCTCATGAAATTCGCACACCTATGAACGGCATTATCGGGATGCTGTATCTGACATTGCAAACCAAACTGACTGACAAGCAGAAAACATTTGTCGATAAGGCGCATCAATCTGCCGAGCATCTGCTTGGTATTATCAACGATATCCTTGATTTTTCCAAAATCGAAGCGGGTAAACTCGTTATTGAATCAAATGCTTTCCAGCTTATTCCTTCTGTGGAAAATTCTGTTAGCATGGTGTCTGAACAGCTCAGGAACAAGGGGCTGCAACTATCAGTTAACTTTGATCCAACCTTGCCAGCATGGGTGCAGGGTGATTCTCTTAGGCTGCATCAGATCCTGCTCAATCTACTGACCAACGCCATCAAATTTACACATCAGGGTACTGTGTCATTATCCGTTACACAAGTATCCGACTTGATATATTTCAAGGTATCGGATACTGGTATCGGTATAAATGCGGAAGAGGTTTCGCGGCTTTTTATTCCGTTCGAACAGGCGGACAGCTCTACGACTAGAAAATATGGCGGTAGTGGTTTAGGTCTAACCATTTGTTACAACCTCGCCGTGCTTATGGGTGGTGTCATCCATGTGGCAAGCCAACCGGATATCGGCAGTGTGTTTACACTCGAGTTACCATTACCTAAAGCAGAACCCGTTCTCAGGCCAAAGAATAAACCATCGAAGGTTAATAGAAAGCAACTCGCCGGTCTGCGTATACTCGCAGCGGAAGACGTAGAGGTCAATCAAATAATTCTGGAGCAAGTGCTTAAATCGAAAGGCGCGCATGTAGTGGTTGCGGATAATGGGCAGCAAGTTTTGGATATTCTGAAAAAGAAAGGCGTGGATGCCTTCGATATAGTACTAATGGATGTGCAAATGCCGGTCATGGATGGCCATGAGGCTACGCGCCAAGTTCAAATGATCGCACCTAAACTGCCGATAATAGGCCTTACTGCGCATGCGCTACAGGAAGAACGTGAAAAATGCCTTGCTTCCGGCATGGTAGAACATGTTACTAAGCCAATTAATCCGGAATTTCTTATGGCCACAATACTGAAACATGTTGGCGAGTCTTCTCTTTCCCATACAGGGCAGAATCTTGTAGGGAAAGCCATATAA
- a CDS encoding heme lyase CcmF/NrfE family subunit — translation MIPEIGNFALILALLLAVTQGTLPLIGAARGIESWMALAKPVVQGQFVFVLIAFLCLGYSFVTSDFSVLNVARNSNTELPLQYRIAATWGSHEGSLLLWVLMLSGWSVAVSVFSKQLPDDMVARVLGVLGLVSIGFLLFMLLTSNPFDRLLPAAMEGSDLNPLLQDPGMVIHPPMLYMGYVGFSVAFAFAIAALLSGKLDATWARWSRPWTTVAWVFLTFGIMLGSWWAYYELGWGGWWFWDPVENASFMPWLVGTALMHSLAVTEKRGSFKSWTVLLAICTFALCLLGTFLVRSGVLTSVHAFATDPERGVFILGFLFVTVTISLLLFAWRAPKVGLGGKFDLLSRESMLLANNLLLLVAAASVMLGTLYPLVIDALDLGKISVGPPYFEAVFVPVMTPAIFLIGLGPISRWKQMSMPSLAVRVRWAIAVSFVSAIIAPFYMGEWKPLVSFGLLLAFWIMVSIVVSLIHRLKNSGQGNVFVKLAKQSRSFYGMHCAHFGVAVFIIGVTLVNGYETEKDVRMDIGSRVTIGDYAFQFNGVSDVTGPNYMSVRGEIDVLKDGEFVRKLYPEKRTYNASGMVMTEAAIDTGIFRDLYVALGEPLANEAWVVRAYHKPFVDWIWFGCLLMAIGGILSVSDKRYRLKIKDKSKLFMGKKADEEKSAADEIGEPTTAGSNPSLVTETRKV, via the coding sequence ATGATTCCAGAAATTGGCAATTTTGCACTGATACTCGCACTGCTGCTGGCTGTAACACAAGGAACCTTGCCCTTGATCGGCGCGGCGCGTGGTATTGAATCTTGGATGGCACTGGCAAAGCCCGTCGTGCAAGGACAATTTGTCTTTGTTTTGATTGCTTTTTTATGCCTTGGCTATTCGTTTGTCACAAGCGACTTCTCAGTTTTGAATGTGGCGAGAAATTCCAACACCGAGTTACCATTGCAATATCGCATCGCGGCAACGTGGGGCTCTCATGAAGGCTCGCTGCTGTTGTGGGTATTAATGCTATCGGGCTGGTCGGTTGCTGTCAGTGTTTTCAGCAAACAGCTGCCTGATGACATGGTGGCGCGTGTATTAGGGGTGTTGGGCTTGGTGAGCATTGGCTTCTTGTTGTTTATGCTCCTAACTTCTAATCCTTTTGACCGCTTGTTGCCGGCGGCGATGGAAGGCAGTGACCTGAATCCGTTGCTGCAAGATCCTGGAATGGTTATTCATCCACCCATGCTGTATATGGGGTATGTTGGGTTTTCGGTGGCGTTTGCTTTTGCAATTGCGGCATTGCTCAGCGGCAAACTGGATGCTACCTGGGCGCGCTGGTCACGACCATGGACAACAGTTGCTTGGGTCTTTTTGACTTTTGGAATCATGCTTGGCAGCTGGTGGGCCTATTATGAACTTGGTTGGGGTGGCTGGTGGTTTTGGGATCCGGTGGAAAATGCTTCATTTATGCCCTGGCTGGTCGGTACGGCATTAATGCATTCTTTGGCGGTGACTGAAAAACGTGGCAGTTTTAAAAGCTGGACAGTGTTGCTTGCGATTTGCACCTTTGCATTATGCCTGTTAGGTACATTCCTGGTACGCTCAGGTGTGTTAACTTCGGTGCATGCCTTTGCCACCGATCCGGAACGCGGCGTATTTATTCTTGGATTCCTTTTTGTAACCGTTACCATTTCGCTATTATTGTTTGCCTGGCGTGCGCCGAAAGTGGGTTTGGGCGGCAAGTTTGATTTGTTATCTCGCGAATCAATGTTGCTTGCCAATAATCTGTTGCTGCTCGTAGCAGCTGCCAGTGTCATGCTGGGTACGTTATACCCACTGGTAATTGATGCGCTAGATCTGGGTAAGATCTCTGTAGGCCCGCCTTATTTTGAGGCGGTTTTTGTTCCCGTTATGACGCCCGCGATATTTTTGATCGGACTGGGTCCTATTTCCCGTTGGAAACAGATGAGTATGCCATCTCTGGCGGTGCGTGTACGCTGGGCGATTGCCGTCAGTTTTGTCAGTGCAATTATTGCCCCATTCTATATGGGTGAATGGAAACCGCTTGTAAGTTTCGGTTTGTTGCTTGCGTTCTGGATTATGGTCAGCATAGTGGTGAGTTTGATACACCGACTCAAAAATAGTGGCCAGGGTAATGTATTTGTAAAACTGGCTAAACAATCCAGAAGTTTTTATGGTATGCACTGTGCCCACTTCGGCGTTGCTGTTTTCATTATCGGGGTAACGCTGGTTAATGGTTATGAAACGGAAAAAGATGTGCGTATGGATATCGGTAGCCGGGTAACAATTGGCGATTATGCATTTCAGTTCAATGGGGTTTCGGATGTGACCGGCCCTAATTACATGTCTGTGCGTGGCGAAATTGATGTGCTAAAAGACGGGGAGTTTGTACGTAAATTATATCCGGAGAAGCGCACTTATAATGCTTCAGGTATGGTAATGACCGAAGCTGCGATCGATACCGGAATATTCCGTGATCTCTATGTTGCTCTGGGTGAACCGTTGGCAAATGAAGCGTGGGTTGTCCGGGCTTATCATAAACCATTTGTTGATTGGATCTGGTTCGGTTGCCTGTTGATGGCAATTGGCGGCATTCTGTCAGTCAGCGATAAACGCTATCGTCTGAAAATCAAGGACAAAAGCAAGTTGTTTATGGGTAAAAAGGCAGATGAAGAAAAATCTGCAGCGGATGAAATAGGAGAACCTACAACTGCGGGTAGCAATCCTAGTTTAGTCACTGAAACAAGGAAGGTATAA